CGCAAATGAgggatagttccatcaaaaaggcctctattttttatttaaacgacttaaaacttctcatgcaccacaaagtatagcatgaggcttacagttgtaagtagaaaacaaaaggagaaaaatttacaaatttacattaaaaacaaaattccgcaaggccgcaagactttcaatacttttgaccaGTTCTGATAAGACAGGTGGCCAACAAATTGAAAGACGTCTCAAATCagtctttaaattcattcgGGCACTCGCATAGAGACTACAGTGAAGAAGAATATGTTCAGCATCTTCATCAGCATCACCGCAAGCACAAATTCCACTGGTCTGCAGatggaaacgaaataaatatctcttaaaatttccatggtttgttaaaatttgggtcaatttaaaatcagttgcaAAGAATTTACATTGCAAACGGTGAAAAATGGATGGAAAGAACCTTTTCGTCCAAAGCGACCGAGGCGAAGCAAGAAATTCAGCATTCCAGTCCGCAATGATTTTATCTCTAGCGATGCGCTTCCAGTGAGAAGCTGGAACAGACACCCTTAAGTCTATTTCACCACACGTAGCTTCCCTAGCCAATTGGTCTGCTCTTTCATTGCCCAAAATACCGCTATGGCCACGAacgtaagaaaaatgaatagttaCGTTTTCAAGAGCGTTCAAAATCGAGTGAATTTCCACCACAAGCTTCTCAGTAGAAGTCGTGTCACgcaaaagaaaaagtgaagaaagAGAATCTGTAcaaatgagatatttaaaaatttggttttcactaaaagaattttgtatccACTTAACAACCAGGTTTATGCACAAAGGCCTCTATGAAGGCATATTTCTCAcaatacttaatccagaagtccctttgtcttctggatagggttcaaaatgacaaggctacggagttgaaaataagtagtcgtaaacccaaagtTCGAACGACAgcaaggttataaaataaaatttaaaaaaatgtaagtactAGGAAGATttatcatttaacattttaaaaaagagattccAAAAATGGAACATTTGCGCTTAAACGATTTACACCCTAAGGTTAAAATTACTCTCTTTTTCTGTTAGTTTGTTTCCGGAGAAGTAAAATATAGGAGTCTATCATTGTTGACATATACATAGTAATATGGTGTCTCTTAAACCGggaatttgtcaaaaaaaaggtttttcttgtttttgaattttgaagcCACAATAACTTTAACAGAAAGAACGATAGTGTTTACAGCATTAGAATACTTAGCCCTAAAATGGAATCTGTTATTGACCAGGGCTGTTTGCTCGTCgcaaaaaaatacgaaactcttagtaaaactatttcatttttatcttagcgatgtctaataataaataaataccagtGATTACGAAGacttatttacagttattttccTAAATAGGAAACAATCttgtaaacaaaatacattCTTAATAAGTCTTGGTAAGCATGGTTCTCCCAAGATCTAGCTATAACTGGTCAACTGTCATCATTTTGTATTGGTCTAAGAAATAGACTTTATATTTGTATCCCATTACTACTTATTCTTAATCACATTTTCTagatttaaatcatatatttatgaGCCTATTATGTGcctaattttcataaaaaatattaggttttgcttcatactttaaatttttaatattctcctTCTCCTTTCAAGGCACTACAGCCTTTTACAGGCGAAAGCCATCCCAAGTTGTATTTGCCATCTAGCCTTATCCGCAGCACGGTTCTGTCAAGTTTCCCTTATTCACTATATGAAAGTCTTTCTCCACCGAGTAAAGCCACCTAATTGGTTGTCTCCCGCCATTTTTTCTTCCCCttagaaaaaaagtgataatggaaaataaaagtgagatatttttaatagattcgTATTATCAGATCGGAATCGATGTTCAGGCCATCGCAGtctattgcattttattatcttAGCAACATCAGGTTGCTTGTACTTTCGGTTAATTTCAAAGTCAAGCAAAGATCTCCCGCTATTATTCTCAAGAACTGTGCCCCGCTGTTATTCTCAAGTACAAAGATTTTGagttcaaatttcaataatttattttcatgtaactTGGTTATTGTCCAGTATTTACTCCCATAAAGGAGAggttttaacattatttaacatAAGTTCAATCCTGCActactttttcattaatatcatatgaactatatatttttattttataaccaccgTTGAACATCTGAtccaattttttagtttacgacttctaatgttcaactacgtagctttgtaattttgatcacaatccagaaaacaaggaatctcctggatcaagtattgggatacATTTGCCTTTgaagaggactttttgatggaactaaaccgcattttcgttacatggataaaaaaaaacccacaCAAACTCCCACAGTTTAGCcagacagcaaggggactctaacccatgatccgtctaccactgaggatatttcacgtcagcactgtggtccgtgcgagccgggtgtggaattcgaatcggccagccattgctgggatcgAATCCGGGTCACCTACTCTTTTtcaatggtttttaaaaaaataagccttAACTAGGATGAAAAATTCTAAGTGAAAATGAAGCAGCATAACACTTTGAGATAAACAATGcaacagattttaataattttcagttatcacttaagtttttaatgaaataaagaagtacatagttttaatatatgatatagttttaatatttaacatatcaataataatattattttgtatcgttctgcaaatttttcttcGACGACAATATGCCAATATTACTACATAATAGATTTATAACTTATATAACAACAATATCCAGATTGATTTTGAACAGAGTTCAGTTAAACAGTGGCAGTCTAACCTCGACGGGCGCGAGCAGTCTGTACATCATTTGCATCATTGTTGTGCTCTCCTGCCATGCTTAGTACTCCATCAGCAGCTTCCTTAACCgcttaaaaataatcatgcaagttacataatattaatttttataaatagctaaaaaaaattaatttcgacgAAAGAGAACAGAAATGGAAAAGatggaaaaattgtttaatagtttaatgCATAAGAAAAACGTTTCAAAGTATCAAAAATGGAggaatattattcaaaaatgactaattatgtaagaaaaacgTTTAATAGAGAACAAAGGAAagatggataaaaataaaagcaaaagatgaaaatgatgaagaaaaagataaaagagGAAAGAAAATGGGGAACGTAGgcgaaacatttataaaataatagaaaaggggggaatgtttaaaaaaaaggaccacctagtttattaatttttagactcactatataaaaaatataatatatgtaaAGATACTATATGTATTATATGAAGAATAATGtatatcattacatttttttcactagTAGAGATCTTCATTTATCAACCTgaagtttttaacattaaacctTCGGCAGTAATTGCTTCTTTTGGTAagctataaaagaaagtttcaaatgcataattcttctgtaattttgatagattgaattaaatcatcttaaaataacacttatCCAAATTCTacagttagtaaaaattatttatgggaaCTCATTCTCACATTTCTAGAAGATAGTTGTCTAAggtgcttaaatttttaaagctataaaacagcaaatttaaataattagtcagccgaaattcaaattacttttatttaaaactaaaatttcatattttttttttacaaaccaacgaaattattttaaatactgtttccGTCTGCCTTTTGAAACTTGTAATTATTggaatctaaaagaaaaaaaatatgaattagaaagaaagtcatatttacaataatagtggcaggttttaatgttataaaatattagaaagtgtttttttatgatttaaattaactggatgaaattaattttctttttcagataaatagtACTACTCTTCTGCCATTTCTATTCAAGCCTCGTAGCTCAAAAGCATGACAGGTATCACagccacaaaataaaatacactgaaGTCAGTACTACCATTAACAACATttacagaaattcaaatatataattccaatCTTATTATGCagtttcaatactttttatttttctatacatcTGGTAACATTTTGGTACTTGTAAGTTTGATAATTAGATTTCTGTTTCTTACAAAACTTTTAACTCAATAAACCaagtctatatttttaaactttttgtcgGACTTCATGAAactaatagctttttttaaatttttgacgcTGATTCTGAAAAGGACCTCCGTTATTGTCAATCACATcagagtttcttaaaaaatagttattttaatattttttaatcaatgtaatcaagaatcaacaatcgtttaataaattaacattttaaagttttgtaccaatttttattctttttttttacactcaatCGAATAGAACGAATTACAAGCTGATAAggagcttttattttaaagttgtgagTAATTTTATCTAAGGAAAATGTCTAAGAGAGaaggatttgaaaaaatacttttaaaataagttgagtATATTATCTCTTATATAACTTATAATACCGAGcagaataaaactaatagttgttacaaacatttgtttaaatataaatacacatCCCATAggatgaaattcaaaaaaatgcatattactttcaacaataaatgtttttatttgcaattgattttattcaattcaggattaaaattacatactatactgacttatttctgaaaatgtaaGATTTCCGAAATTCGCAAATTTTTGAAGTAGTGACCCATAAACAGCTGCATAAAAATGCTCATAACCTTGAAACAAATTGCCATATGAACTTGAAATcggatttaatttaattctgctcaatattctaataagtaaaaacaatcTGCTTTGTAAATGATTAACGTGGgtaaattgcgaaaaaataacatgtagtGAAAATAGCAGTTTTGATATCAAACATGAAAAAGTGAGCTAGTACAGTTACAagttttcaattatcaaatatGTAGCAAACTACTGTTatcaataattacataaattctgTAGTTTATTAGGAGAgatcactttttcttttaagcatAAATTCAGAACTATTTCCTAGGGGAAGGCTGAGCAGTAGCTTGCTAGTTTCTTCTTCTGCGCAGCTGCACATGTGCTATTTACAACCTAGGTCATCTCAGCAATATCAGGGAACTGTGGATAAGctctgtaaatatatatatatatatatataaactttgtatatatataaacaataatataaactttgcaACAAATATCCAAACGATAAGCATACAGCTATAGtagaatttcaaagcaaaattgctattttaaaaatctttcaattttcaatgatttatttatgagagaaattgttaacatttttctcaattaatcaGCGTGCATACTGCTACGttaaaacatatacatttaagcaaaataaaaagaatagttcTATTTGACTNNNNNNNNNNNNNNNNNNNNNNNNNNNNNNNNNNNNNNNNNNNNNNNNNNNNNNNGACGGCCATACGAGCGTTAACAGTGAAAATGAGTGGACGGTGAGAGCTGAATGAGGCGGAAAAGGGCATGATCATAGGCTCCCACCGATTTGGTCATTCCATACGTGCCATCTCCGACAAGTTTCAGATACATCGGTCAACAGTTGGTGACGTCGTGTTGAAATGGGAACGAGAGGGAGTGATAAAACCGCAGTCCCGACCCGGCAAGCCCAAAATAATGTCCGACAGGGATCGACGATCTCTTCGACGTGCAGTGAAGGCAAACCGACAAATGTCGTTGGACACTGTCGCTACCAGCATCCGGGCTGCATCTGGCAGTGTTGCCAATACACGTACCATTCGACGGGAGCTGATTGCACAAGGATTCCATGGACGAGCAGCAGCACATAAACCAAACATCTCTCCATCAAGCACCCGCCACCGATTTCAGTGTTGCAGAGCACGTTGCCAGTGGACAGTAGAGCAATGGAAAGGCGTTATGTGGAGTGATGAGTCACACTACATGTTGTGGCACTCTGATGGACGGGTGTGGACCTGGCGAATGCCCGCAGAACAGTGCCTACCGGAGTGCATTCTCCCCACTGTGAAGTTCGGCGGTGGAGGAATTATGGTGTGGTCCTGTTTCTCATGGTTTGGCCTTGAACCCTTGGTNGAAAGGCGTTATGTGGAGTGATGAGTCACACTACATGTTGTGGCACTCTGACGGACGGGTGTGGACCTGGCGAATGCCCGCAGAACAGTGCCTACCGGAGTGCATTGTCCCCACTGTGAAGTTCGGCGGTGGAGGAATTATGGTGTGGTCCTGTTTCTCATGGTTTGGCCTTGAACCCTTGGTGTTAGTGCGTGGAACCCTGAACGCAGAAGGGTATAGAGGCATCCTGGACATTTCGGCGCTTCCCACCTTGTGGCAACAGTTCGGTAATGGCCCGTTTGTGTTTCAACACGATAACGCTGCCATTCATAAAGCACATGCCATCACGGACTAGTTTGATGAAATGGGGGTGCAAGAACTTGACTGGCCATCCCAAAGACCCGATATCAAGCCAATTGAGCATCTTTGGGATGAGTTGGAGCGCCGGTTGAGGGCCAGACCACAACGCCCCAAAACCACCACTCAACTCTTCGCCATCTTACAGGAGGAATGGCGGGCAAAACCTGCCGCCGTGTACCAACACCTAGTGGATAGCCTTCCTAGAAGGGTTAAAGCGGATTCGGGGGTGTGATTCGGGGGCGCGGCATCACTACGCCCTACTGACTTGATACTAGCACCTCATGTATCCGAAATGAGAGGTGTCCGTTCATTAATGGCCAGATAGTGTACTTCAAATCATGTTCATATTCTTGTAAGTGTTACCACAATGTCACAAAAACCAAATGTCTTATTCACTGTATGattttcatgatgtatggggTAAGGGCTGCTGCGCGGCCTAGGTACccagtttgttttaaataaagaaagtaaagaaagaTGTTGAAGCTGATCACTTGAAATctgaaatatgaaatgaaattgaaacCTAAACAATTTCCGGTAGTCTCTTGAAGCGTTGGtcaccactttttttattaacttttccaAGATTATAATCACCATgtcaaataacaacaacaactttcATACAGTCATTGTTTAACCATTTAGCCCTTTCGCAGGCCGAGGTAAGTGTACTTACCACCACTTTTTAAAGTCCATGGTAAACTTTtgtaccacttttaatttaggtttccatttgttaataacttcagctttcttgaagtgggtttaaataaatttggtaaccatttgttagtttaaaaatacgtataaaagttataaaatgcataattcctTTAGAAGTTTGtggcatttataaaatttattttataaataatcaaaaataaaagtcaataaattcctaataggtcgtggtaaatataatataccaccaaaaaaaatggcattaaaagattaattttttataagataaattagttttttttccttatatcaATTACGattcttatatcaatttcaattccaaaaataattgaatttacctttactagaaataaatggctcTTTAAAGCGTTGAAAATTTTCAgatgattcatttaaaaatcatgtcttcttttcaaaatgttaaaaactggTAACTCAAATCTTTCATTCGTAGCGATTACaattatatatgttaaaaaaaattaatatcaattaaaatccgccaattattatatattatatatattgtgaTACATATCTTATCCCGAAATCAAGCAACTGTATCccttttatacaaatttatttgctCTCTGAagtactatttaatttatatatagtaaaaaaaactttgcataaTGTTACCACATTTTTCATAAAGCCACTTAATTAAAGTCCGTCAGTTAAAcggctaaataaaatattaagttggaaactaagaatatttttgccAATGTCACAtccacattgtttttttttttatctcagttcttttttagaatttgagAGATATGTAGACTGTTTCATATCTTGTCTCACGAGAAAGATAAGTCAAAAATTCAGTAGATATAAATGCGTGTAATCGTgttgtcttaaaataaatatatatcttatcattttacAGCTGATATAAATGAAAGAGTAAAACATacgcaaattttattatttcttaaacgCATTATTTGAAAGGCATACGTTTTAAAATCATGCCTTTTGTTACAACTGACAAGGACAACTTTACTTATATTtggaaaattgaaaactttagtTCGTGGGTTCAAAAGCGTGGTGAAAGGGTAAAGAGCCCCTGGTTTACGGCAGATACATTGGACGAAACAAAATGGCGCTTGGATCTTTACCCTAGAGGAATTGACAATGGAAACGAAATTTGTATTTCTTGCTACTTGTGCCGGGCAGAAATGGATAGCGGCGATGAAAATGTAACCATTGGCTACGAGTTTGAAATCCTTGGCGTAGATGGCACGACTCTATTATCgaaaaaagttgaaagttttacttttaaaagaaaagaatcatTAGGTTGGCCTGATTTTAAAAgtctaaatgaaatatttagagaTAAAACCGTCTTCTTGCCAAAAGACACTTTAACTGTTCGATGTATCATGTGGGGTTTATTTCCACACAACGTCAAGGCAACCAGGACATCTGCTTTGACCGAAATCGGTGTTGGTGGTTGCTTTTTCAAATATAGTATAAAGTTATCAACATTGGAAACTCCGGTGCATTATTTTGTGCCAGGTCCTTGGCGGATTGAGTTGACGTTTTACCTTTCCGAAGATGAAAACGTGTGCgtcaaaatcagaaaatttggCGAAGTCACCTTCAGATACGTTCTTCAGTGCAAAGTGGCCTTGCTAGATGTCGAAGGAATTGCACACGAAATCAGACAATCGGAACACATCATCGAACCCAAACAGGAAGTGAAAATATGGGAATTTCCACCTTTTatcaagaaaaacaaacttCTGGCCAACAAAAATTTACTGCTTAGCGACGATGTGATTAGTTTCAACTGTGACTTTTCAATATCTGACAGAAGTGATGTAgttgaatttgaagaaattatccCGATGCCACAAATTAATAGCAATGCGTCATCGCAAAACATCTCAAGCATCGACAATTTGAGAANACATTCATATGTAATTGTATGTTCTtcctttataaaatcaaaaatgtgtCGCAATACGGTTTGCGATATCATTGTGCTTACGGATGAATATCAAGACGATGATTTGAAATCAAAAGCTCTCGATTACATGAAAGAACATACGAATGATATTCTCTTATCAGGTGAATGGAAACGGTTGATAGAAAACAATGCTAAATTAGCTACtgaaattttgtgtaaattatCTATCAGGATTGGAAAAGCGTGAAAAACGTacctttaatttaacatttcagtgtattttttaaaaaattatttcaattataaatattatgcattaCACTTCTATTTCTAtgatattacaataattaataattaagaaaattcccTTCTGGACGATATAATATTTCTgtgtacataatatttttaaaaatctattccaTTTTATATAGgaatgcttatatatatatcctaCCAACCATGTCCTACCAACCATGCTTTCCCAAGGACTACTCTAAAGCAACTATTTAATCATCGAAAAATCAATTAACATTtcgtcaaattttttaattgaaataaaaaaatattttattattatgataattaataaatgattgtaAATGTAACTCGAATTCAAGGTATTATTCAGTttatagttttaagttttttttgtgtcttgaaatattgcaaacaatttctaattaaaatatcaaaatcaataTCTGAAcgaaattgataattaaatgttattctttGATGCTTTTGTCAATGGATTTTGCGAgtcctaaattattaaaaaatattttttttaaatattattgaatattatttgtatACTTATCAAGTTCTCATGCTTTTGCTGAGAGATTcttaccaaatatttaaaatgttagcaaatattaaactttaacgTTTCACATTAACAAAttcgattttataaataattttttatattataaataatttaataattgtatgtattattcaattcatataaataatacatacatatatatatataagagacCTACTGACGGAGTTCATAAGCATGACgtggaaaataatgaaaagtggtagcaatattaataaaacaaattatattattacgtTTGCAGCTTCATAGATCAGAAGGTGGTAGATGTGAAAGTTCATTTCGATAGTGGAAGCAAATGTTATggaatttttcagtttctttttaacGACATTGATACCAGCTATTAATTTTCTCCATGTGTGTGCGTACCCTGAcgagttttatattttcagagaTGCCGACTGCTCCgtatttgacaaaatattctaaaaaacgatagaaaaatattaactaaattttgcagATTTTCGGCAAATTTCGCTAACTTTATTAATGTCTCATAACGAGCTACTGTAACAACCAAGTAGCGTGCCACATAAACCTTTGAAGTTTTTAGAAGTCGAGGTAAGTAAGAAccctataaatcaaatttactaaaccaagagttatacattaaaagattactactcgaaaatatttatcagctGACCGGAACAACTTGGCAACtctgaatacttttaaaatttgaaaaaactcttagaaaaatactttatttattatttcactaccacttaaattactgtaaaaaaacacatttctaCGTTGACAAATATGTATCTGTAATTTAAGCGTAAACCTAGAATTTGCTTCTTCACCTTGGCAACGAAACTACATACAactccatacctgccaactcttccagattttccggaagattttattttcatatttaaagtggtagcaatattcatgttattccaattaactttttgaattataatgataattataaatgagtttgaccaccactacatataaataattataataaatatatgaaagcataataatccttgcgcTTACCTGTCAACATTTAATTCcttcaattatgatttttcccagtggtattaaaacggaattaaaatttcaattttaagcaacgAAATacattgtaattgaaaaaaattgagctGAAATAGTTGAAAGTAACGCATACTATTATACAtgcgtaaattttttaaaaatagtggtgaacaaaatcatttaaaaattaagtttataaaagagaaaatagtatatatttactaccactttaaatataaaaataaaattttacgccaaatgcgtaaaagttggcaggtatgcttgcgcaagcgaatttcaacgggatcaaaatataaatatatttttgagtcagattgtttttcgttaatTATATTACAACCAGTCTGAAATTCCATTCTGGGAAGGaatgaaagttggcaggtatggaacTCGCATTTTGAGTTGGGACCAGGGGGCAATTtttcgttcgttgtagtggaaccATAGAGTTGAAATACTGGCAAACTCTATGAGTGGAACTGGGCGTCAGAGACCTTACGGCCCAGGGGGCAATTTTTCTGCCTTTTATACACTACTCATCTTTGACGTTGTAATATAATAGTGGTATTTTGAGGTAGGTAGAAGAGGGTACAAATCCAAAtcattagaatttatttgtttctgagGATAAGTACAATTGATGAGAAGTAACTTTGAAAGTATAGGTTCTCCTTCAATAGTTGGAGGGAGCAAAGCGACCCGGTAGAGAGGAAGATGAATATAGACACTTTAGTTAGcgtattattgaaaagaaatgagtagaaaattaatatttaaaaggctTCCTAACCTAATGTACCAAGAATCAAAATAGTAAACCAGTTTTAAATTCTCGACTCATCCGCATATTGCGTACTCTAACTTACCTATAAAAAAGTGAGTTCTTTCGCTAAACCTTCCTGGCAACTGGTTGAGGTTGAATAATATATTGTTCACAAGCAAAGTTGAGATGGTCCTTCTGAAGAGAAATTCAATAAAGGTTGTTTCCAATTTCAACCGGTAAATTCAGAggtataaaaaaggaaatcaagaagagaaaatttaacatggaacttaagattaaaaagcACATTCATATGTAATGAATATCTCAAAAAACTCATATAGGTATTGGTGGCACGCGGAAAACCAActacaaataacattaaaaatttaactacagCGAAAAGATacttagttatttaattattactagaGTTGTTCGAAGTGGCCATTGCCGGAGGCACTGAAAGATGGCAAGTCTTATTTTTGATGTCTGTCGAAGCAACAACAATCCCCGCTAAGAGATTCTTCGAATTCAAAAccagcatgttttttttttggtgatttttaatttttaaacatgttttgaaaCCCCACGTTATTTAGAAAACTTTCATCCCCAGGATGCGCTTTTTATCTAGACTCTGAAAATGTAGGTCGAATTTTGAAACACTCTATTTTTCtcaacatatatattttcttcaaacaataACCTCGAACTATcgaaattagaaaagaaaaacttataatcTCACGAAAAACAGGTGATTTTCCTATCTCTCTATGGCCCATATACATTTGGGCTGATTAGTACTAAGCGTTTCATTTACAGTTATGTGCACCAAgtgcataatattttaacttaagcgtgtaaatttataattttttaactcacaattaatttctcaaaaatatatccAAAATTCGATTGTCTCTAACATTTGAGCCGTGATGGCaaagggaatagagcgttcgccttccaatgaggttttccgggttcaaatcctagcaccgaccacagtgctgacgtaaattatcctcagtggcagaaggatcatgggttagagtccccttgacatCAGGCTAAcagtaggaggttttcgtggtatTCTTCTTCATGTCaagtaaatgcgggttagttccatcgagaAGTCGTccacgaatgcaaatttctctcaatacttaatccaggagctcctttgtcttctggattgggttcaaaatttcaaggatacgtagttgaacattagaagtcgtaaacccaaaaaaattggatcagttgttcaacgatggttataaaagatctctaacatttaaataatgaaataataaatgagacAAAATAAACTcatgtaactaaaaaaaattcagaggtTCCAaccacattttttaattgttattaactgGTATTCGAATTAcagcttttcattttaatgggaataaatgttttgaatacgTTACATTAAATGTGCTAATTTATTAAAGCTAGCTACTAAGATCTGTGTTTGTTCAGCGAATTTGGATTCCTGACGATTGAAATATGTATCTATGTACCTCTATCTGAAAATAGGGTCCTAACATCTAGAGGATTGAAAGTTTAGGTCTCTTTGTGCTAATTTCACTTTCAGTGTATTTTGTCAAATCTCTACCGATTCTtaaggaatttgaaaaaaatttctcacaagaatagaatttattattcaaagatTCCATGGAAAGAGACATTTTTAATGGTAACTTATTATGGAATTGATAATGAACTAAGACAATTTAACTAGGTATAAAAGTATTTAgactattttaaactaatttgaaaatgcgaaacacaaa
Above is a window of Parasteatoda tepidariorum isolate YZ-2023 chromosome 5, CAS_Ptep_4.0, whole genome shotgun sequence DNA encoding:
- the LOC122272123 gene encoding speckle-type POZ protein B-like — encoded protein: MPFVTTDKDNFTYIWKIENFSSWVQKRGERVKSPWFTADTLDETKWRLDLYPRGIDNGNEICISCYLCRAEMDSGDENVTIGYEFEILGVDGTTLLSKKVESFTFKRKESLGWPDFKSLNEIFRDKTVFLPKDTLTVRCIMWGLFPHNVKATRTSALTEIGVGGCFFKYSIKLSTLETPVHYFVPGPWRIELTFYLSEDENVCVKIRKFGEVTFRYVLQCKVALLDVEGIAHEIRQSEHIIEPKQEVKIWEFPPFIKKNKLLANKNLLLSDDVISFNCDFSISDRSDVVEFEEIIPMPQINSNASSQNISSIDNLRXHSYVIVCSSFIKSKMCRNTVCDIIVLTDEYQDDDLKSKALDYMKEHTNDILLSGEWKRLIENNAKLATEILCKLSIRIGKA